The genomic window GCTAAATTCACTACTCGTACTAAAACCTGTTTCAAATACATACCCGTAAAAAATCTTGTACGATCCATCTGTTACACGAATGATCGCCCCGTTATTGACAGGAAATTTCGTTGGTTGTTCAATTATTAATTTTGCGTCCAATGTGCCCGCCTTCCCAATTCGGCTTGTTTTCCATTGCACACTTGAAACAGGCATGTCCCATATCGTACCATCTCGATTATCGATCAATACTTCCATCATTTCACCCAATCTGTAGGGATTTTTAACACTAATCCGATTGGTAGTTTCCGCAACTGACTATCCTTAATTCTGTTTAGTTTTTGTAGTTCTGGGTAACGGTTTCCGTTGCCCGTGTAGTATTTTGCTACTTTCCAAAGGTTATCGCCTGCCTTTAACGTGTACGTCGTCGGCTTAGGTTTCGTGCTTGGTCGAGTAGGCGCTTTTTTCTTCACGACTTGAACAGCTGATGACGTTTGTTTTTTAACCACTTGCATTTTCTTTGGAGCGAACGGCACGTATGTTTTTAATTCAAGTGAAAAATTTACGTCCTCGCTACCGAAAGCCTCATCATATTCAAAGTTCTCAATAGTTACCAATTCATTGATCGTAAAAGAGCCATTGACATAGATGTAACGTACTGGTTGTTTATTCGTCATCCATTTTTCTAATAAAGCAATGTAATATTGCGGCTCTTTAAAAACCGCACCCGAATAATGAGTAGGTTGAGCAGGAAAAAAAGATTCCAGAGAGAAGCCCGACAGCTTTTTATCTTTCGGCACGTTTACACGCCCTAGCGATGCGATTGTAAATTCCTCACCGTCTCCTTCTGTTTTTACACTCACTTTTTCAGGATTCACCGGCAGTCGAAACATTTCTTGGTCATTGGCAGCAAAATAAATAGCGCGCTCCATCACGAGTACACCCCTTCTGCCGATCGGGCAATTTCGTTGACCATACTTTCCTCAAAGCGACGAACAAGTTGGTCAACAT from Anoxybacillus amylolyticus includes these protein-coding regions:
- a CDS encoding LysM peptidoglycan-binding domain-containing protein; the encoded protein is MERAIYFAANDQEMFRLPVNPEKVSVKTEGDGEEFTIASLGRVNVPKDKKLSGFSLESFFPAQPTHYSGAVFKEPQYYIALLEKWMTNKQPVRYIYVNGSFTINELVTIENFEYDEAFGSEDVNFSLELKTYVPFAPKKMQVVKKQTSSAVQVVKKKAPTRPSTKPKPTTYTLKAGDNLWKVAKYYTGNGNRYPELQKLNRIKDSQLRKLPIGLVLKIPTDWVK